Genomic DNA from bacterium:
TACTCATAGGCCAGCGTGTCTCGCACGGGGAGCCGCGACGCATTCCAGGCGGGTACGGCGCTGGCCGCCGTCGCGATGGCGATCGTCAGCCCCAGCCACAACAGCACTCCGCCAAATGAGAACGTGTACGAAAGCGGAGTGCGGAGGAGCGCCATCCCGAGCGCATGGCTCAGGGCGACGCTCAACGGGACGGAAAGCGGCGCGGCGAGCGCCCAACTCATCACGCCAATTGCCACGCCCTCCACAATGACGATGCCCTGCACCGTTCCGTTGCGGGCGCCGAGCGCCCGCATCACCCCGATCTCTCGAGTGCGCTCCAGCACGTTGATGCTCATCGTCCCCGCCAGGCCGAGCCCGCCCACTGACGCAAGCAGCACGGCCATAATCATCAGCAGTGCGACAATGACGTTGAAGATGGCCTGGACTTGTGCTTGGTGTTCCGCCATCGGAAAGGCCGACCGAATCCTGAGTCCGAGACGCTCAAAATACGCATTCAGTGTCGCGGTCACGGCGGACTGGTATGCGGCGTCATGCCGCTCCGTCACAAGCATCATCCAGTCCGCCCGATTCCCCCCGCCCAGCAAGGCTCCGAACGAGGGGAAGTTCACATAGACGCTCGGCTCGTCTCGCGTCAACAGCGTCTGTGCCAGCCCGACGATCCGAAACGTGCGCTTGCGGTCGCCCACTTTAAAGGTCAGGTCGCCTCCAACTCGCAGGTCGCGCTCCTCCGCGAGGACGTCGGTGCTCACCACAACCGCGTTCTCATCCTGTGAAAGCAGCCACCGCCCCTCGATCATCTGGGGATGAAAGAGCTTGGTCGCCGCCGGCGGCGCGTAGATGAAGTAGTTGCCGCTCTCCGTGCCGTCCGGCCGCACACGACGAGCGCTGAGGATGCGCCACGTTTCCGTGCCCACGACCCCCGGCAGGCGCTGCGCCTCGTGTTGAAGCCGGTCAATGCGATATGGTTGCTCGAGCAGCACCCACACATCGCCGCTCCACTGCCCGAAGACGGCGTTGACCGTCCTTGCCGTCGACGCCCGAACGGTCACCACGCTCATGAAAATCGCTCCCGCCAAGGTCAGCGTTGCCAACGTCAGCATGAGTCGGCCCGTCCGCCGTGCGGTGTTCCGCACCGACAGCACCACGGGACGAGAAAGCCAGGTCGCCCATTTCGTCCACGAGTCCAGCCACGTCCCGTGCGACCCCTGATCGGTCAACCCGTACGACGTGAGTGCGCGGTGGACCGTGATTCGGCTGCCGACGATCACAGGCCCGATTGCGGCGGCTAACGGCACCAATAATCCCGCCGCGGCCTCCAGCAATATGGTGTAAGGCGGTATCGAGTGGTCACGGATGCTGAAGTTGAGAAAGCGCGCGTTAAAGTCGCTGAGCGCCTGCGCACCCAGGGCCCCCAGCGGCACCCCGACGGCAAGGCCGAGCGCGGCATACGTGGCGATCATCGTCAGATACATCGCCATGATCTGGGAGCTGCGGGCCCCGATGGCCTTCATCACCCCGATCTGCCGGATCTGCTGCGCGAGCACCGACGAGATCGTATTGACCACAAGGAAGCCGCTGAGGAGCAGGGACAGGGCACCCAGCACCCCGAGGATCAAGATGAGCGCCCGCAAGGGGTCGTCCAACCAATGCTTCCCCGCTTGGATGTAGACGCGGAAAACGGTGCGACCGCTCCGCTCGACTTTGTCCTGAACCTTTTGCGTGACCCGCTCGACGTTGGCCTTGTCCCGCGGATCGCCGGAGGTGATCACGTACAGTTCGTTATAGCCTGGTGACTCGCGCAACCACTCTGCTGTTTCACCCGTGACGTACCCGTACGCGATCCCGGTGAACGGGGTCGCGAACTGATTAATATCGTGGACGATACCGGCGAGTCGAATTTGTCGCTCCTTTCCGTCTCGGAGCCGCACGGTCACCCAGTCCCCAACGTGCGCCCCCAGAGATGGCAGCGACGAGCGTTCGATGAGGAATTGACGGCGGGGGGGAGGCCATATACCCTGATCCAGCGTGATCTTGTTCACTCGCACGTCGGAGTAGTCGGCGAGCGCGGCCAGCTGCAGTTCGCGCCAGTTGCTACCGCCCACCCGGGCCCGAACGCTAAAGCTGTGTCGACCTTCGGCTTCCTTCACTCCGCGCGTCTGGCGTACGGCGTTCACCACATCGTCGTCGAACGGTTCGTTCGTGTAGATCGTCGCGCTGCTCGGGTGGGAGGCCCCGTAATCTGCCGCGAGCCCGCGGGTGAGCATTGTCCGTGACGCCGTGATCATGCCGACGGCGAATACACCGACCGCAATGGAAAGCACGACCAGCGCGGTTCGCGTCTTGTTCCCCCACAGATCGCGGGCGACTTTACGCCATCGGGGACTCATCGCGCCGACTCCACGCGGTCCGCGCCGGCAAGTTGCCGATCCCGAACGGTCACGATAGGACCGATCGCAGACGGCGCTTCCTGTTGATGAGCGCGATCGATGATCTCACCGTCCGCAACCAATACCGATCGGCTCGACTGCCTGGCAAGATCGGGATCGTGGGTGACCATGACGATGGTCTTGCCCTGCTGGACGAGTCCTTGGAACAATCGATAGACCACTTCCGCCGTCAGAGAATCCAGGTTCCCGGTTGGCTCGTCGGCGAGGATGAGCGGAGGATCGTTCGCAAGGGCTCGCGCGATGGCCACGCGTTGCTGCTCGCCGCCGGACACCGCTGAGGGCAGCTTGTCGGCGTGGCGCGCCATCTCCACTTGTGCCAGCAACGCCATCGCCCGCGCCGGACGCTGTGGGGGCGGAAACTGTCCGACGAAGTCCATCGGCAACATGATGTTTTCGAGCAATGAAAGAGTGGGCAGCAACTGAAAGAACTGGAAGACGATGCCGATCGTCTGGCCACGCCATGCGGCCAGCTGTCCTTCGCTTAGCCGATGGACCGGCGTATCGTTGACATATACTTCGCCCGACGTGGGCCGGTCGATGCCGGCGATCATATTGATGAGCGTCGTCTTGCCGCTGCCAGACTTACCGATCACGGCCACGAACTCACCGTGATCGACCTGTAGATCCACGCCCTTGAGAACGATAAAGGAACCGGCCGTACTGGTGTAGGTTTTGACCACGCGCCGAAGGTCGATGAGGGGCCGGTGCGCGGATTTTGCTACACCGTCCGGGCGAGGTGCGGTTAGCCGTTGGCGTCGCAACTCCGGCAACCACGCACCTCCTTTTGGCCGCCTCATAACACGGTACACCGATTGTCCAGTGCTCAACATCGGGTCTCGATCTGACGGGGAATCGGGAGAGCCTCCGATTTCCAATCGACAGATTCGGAAGTCGCGCGAGGCGTCGTCTGCCTTCGACTTCAACCCGGCACCTACTTCCACCGGCAGGAACATGACGCTGAATTGTTCGTCGACACGCCGGACGCGATCCGAAGCGAGCCCCTCGAACGGACCGCCTGCTCGGCCCCACTTCTCCAGCTGGACCAGCTCGACGCGTTCGTGGGAGTCCTGTGGGCCCTGACGCTCGAGCCAGTCGGGACCGCCGGGGCGGTGTAAGCTTCACACCCAATGACGAATCGGGCCGATACCGGATCGTTTCCCCGGGAACCGCAGCGCTA
This window encodes:
- a CDS encoding ABC transporter ATP-binding protein — translated: MPELRRQRLTAPRPDGVAKSAHRPLIDLRRVVKTYTSTAGSFIVLKGVDLQVDHGEFVAVIGKSGSGKTTLINMIAGIDRPTSGEVYVNDTPVHRLSEGQLAAWRGQTIGIVFQFFQLLPTLSLLENIMLPMDFVGQFPPPQRPARAMALLAQVEMARHADKLPSAVSGGEQQRVAIARALANDPPLILADEPTGNLDSLTAEVVYRLFQGLVQQGKTIVMVTHDPDLARQSSRSVLVADGEIIDRAHQQEAPSAIGPIVTVRDRQLAGADRVESAR
- a CDS encoding ABC transporter permease → MSPRWRKVARDLWGNKTRTALVVLSIAVGVFAVGMITASRTMLTRGLAADYGASHPSSATIYTNEPFDDDVVNAVRQTRGVKEAEGRHSFSVRARVGGSNWRELQLAALADYSDVRVNKITLDQGIWPPPRRQFLIERSSLPSLGAHVGDWVTVRLRDGKERQIRLAGIVHDINQFATPFTGIAYGYVTGETAEWLRESPGYNELYVITSGDPRDKANVERVTQKVQDKVERSGRTVFRVYIQAGKHWLDDPLRALILILGVLGALSLLLSGFLVVNTISSVLAQQIRQIGVMKAIGARSSQIMAMYLTMIATYAALGLAVGVPLGALGAQALSDFNARFLNFSIRDHSIPPYTILLEAAAGLLVPLAAAIGPVIVGSRITVHRALTSYGLTDQGSHGTWLDSWTKWATWLSRPVVLSVRNTARRTGRLMLTLATLTLAGAIFMSVVTVRASTARTVNAVFGQWSGDVWVLLEQPYRIDRLQHEAQRLPGVVGTETWRILSARRVRPDGTESGNYFIYAPPAATKLFHPQMIEGRWLLSQDENAVVVSTDVLAEERDLRVGGDLTFKVGDRKRTFRIVGLAQTLLTRDEPSVYVNFPSFGALLGGGNRADWMMLVTERHDAAYQSAVTATLNAYFERLGLRIRSAFPMAEHQAQVQAIFNVIVALLMIMAVLLASVGGLGLAGTMSINVLERTREIGVMRALGARNGTVQGIVIVEGVAIGVMSWALAAPLSVPLSVALSHALGMALLRTPLSYTFSFGGVLLWLGLTIAIATAASAVPAWNASRLPVRDTLAYE